In Homalodisca vitripennis isolate AUS2020 unplaced genomic scaffold, UT_GWSS_2.1 ScUCBcl_7410;HRSCAF=15093, whole genome shotgun sequence, a single genomic region encodes these proteins:
- the LOC124374167 gene encoding uncharacterized protein LOC124374167, with product MKKAHLGIRLTTSQQHPKVQMPTIFGGGLIAPGMITRANLLWRSELWRYELLVLIELWSAVRPGYDYMFGLLASHDPRFVSSAKFFLSTKAEAETVDNDERSVNRDTEKPKGEGEKLEFQAETRMLLDIVAKSLYSEKEVFIRELIARMRAMRWRSSGTSVCPRVLV from the exons ATGAAGAAGGCTCATCTAGGGATACGCCTGACCACCAGCCAACAACATCCAAAAGTGCAGATGCCCACAATATTTGGGGGCGGCCTCATAGCGCCTGGTATGATCACTCGAGCCAACCTACTGTGGCGCTCGGAGCTTTGGCGCTATGAGCTTTTGGTGCTAATTGAGCTGTGGTCAGCAGTGAGGCCTGGATACGATTATATGTTCGGTTTGTTGGCAT CCCACGATCCTCGCTTTGTGTCAAGTGCAAAGTTCTTCTTAAGTACAAAAGCTGAAGCTGAAACCGTTGACAACGATGAGCGATCCGTTAACCGAGATACTGAAAAACCTAAAG GGGAAGGAGAGAAGTTGGAATTCCAAGCAGAAACTCGCATGTTACTTGATATTGTGGCAAAGTCTCTATATTCGGAAAAGGAG GTATTCATCAGAGAGCTGATCGCTCGAATGCGAGCGATGCGCTGGAGAAGCTCAGGTACCTCAGTTTGTCCGAGGGTGCTGGTGTAG